TTCCAAATGAATGGGTAATTTTTCATACTGTGCTTTCATTCTGTATCCTCCCTCTGTTCCCATTCCTCACGCAAAATGCCCATACGAATGGAATCATAGTAGTTCCCGTCATAATAACGCACTTTTCGGATGCGCGCTTCTAACGTCATTCCCAATTTTTCACCCACATGCATCATGCGTTTGTTGCCGGACCAAGTCGTAAAGCCAATCCTTACAATCGGCAACGTTTGAAAAAGGTGATTGAACCACATGCGGAAAACGCGCGTGCCGATGCCATTTCCCCAATTAGGTGCTTCATACAAAATAATTCCTGTTTCAATCCAAAAAGACGTTTTATCTTCGATGTAATAGGAAACAGTCCCACAGACAACGCCGTTCACTTCAATGAGCCAAAAATCATCTTGTTCCTGCCAACGATATGCATTTTCCAAGAATTTTTCATAAGACAAAGCTTGATGCGAATAGTAAGGCGCATCCCATTTCTTCCATTCGGGCGATTCATCCTTAAATGCCAGCTCCCAAAGAATCGGAAGGTCCTCTTCCTTAATCGAACGGATTGTTATTTCATTATCTTGAATCATGCTTTTTCCCCTTTCGCGCAGCTAAAATCCCAGCTACCGCCATCAAAATAGCAGCGACAGCAAACAATGGTTGTTTAAGTGTTAAGGAGAGGTTGGAAAGCATCAAACTTAGCATCGTATATATAAACCAGTTCTTTTTCATCCGGGTATCTCCTTGCGTACGTTTTATTATCTAAAATCATAACCTTTTAATTACCGGAAAGAAAGCCCTTTCGTGTGTCTTGCCTTCTAGGATGCTTTGAACCATCGAAAATAAACCGGAAAGTACCTTTAAAAAAAGTGCTCCCACAAAGCTCAAACAGCCCGCGAAAACACTATCTTATTTCTATCTAAAAAGGGTTTGCTAAATAATCCAATGCATAGGTGACATGTAATTCAGCTGCAATCAACAAACCTTTTTCATCTATATCGAATTGTTCATGATGATGGTTGAAGGCTGTACTTTCACCGCTTTGTGTTCCGACAAAGCAGTAAATGCCAGGAACGACTGCCAAGAAATCAGCGAAGTCATCGGCGCCCATACTTTTTGGTGCGTCGGTAATAATATTCTCTGCGCCAACTATTTTTTTAGCGGCTTGGAAAGCATGTTCTGCCGCACGTACGTCATTGATTAATGGCGCAGCTGCATCATAATTGGAAAATTCGATTGAAGTGCGGTGCGCCTCAGCTGTCAAACGCGCGATGCGTTCAACGGCTTCCAGAACTTGTGCGCGAACATCGGGATCGAACGTACGAACCGTTCCTTCAATGACTGCTTCGTTGGCAATGATATTATAATTCGTTCCTGCTCGTAAAACGCCGATACCAACGACCACTTCATCACTCGGTTTGGTTTCACGTGAGACGATGGTTTGCAGCTCCGTTACAATCGCAGCCGCACTGACCAATGCATCGCGTCCTAAATCGGGATTTGAAACGTGGCCGCTTTTTCCATGAACGACAATTTTGAAAATATCACAAGAGGCGTTACTAGGTCCCGGCGTTGCTATGATAGTACCGACTGGATGACGTGAACTCAAGTGAATACCAAAAACGTGGTCCACATCATCCACAAAACCACCACGCACAAATTGGCGCGCACCCGCACCGATCTCTTCAGCAGGTTGAAACGCGATAAGAATCGTTCCGGTAAAGGCCTCTTGATGTGCTTTTAATACACGAACGGCGCCTAAAAGTGCCGAGGCATGTCCATCGTGTCCACAGGCATGGTTTACACCTGGATTTACCGAAGCATATTCTGCTCCGGTTCGATCGTCCATCGGTAAAGCATCAATATCTGCACGTAACAATAGTGTTTTACCCGGTCCTTTTCCACCTGTTAGTGTTGCCAGTACGCCGGTTTCACCAACATTCACATAGGGTAGACCGATCTCTTCCAACTCTTCACGAATCCGTTGAATGGTATTAAATTCCTTCAAACTGACTTCTGGGTGTTTATGAAAATGCCGGCGTAACGCTACGATATAATCTTCAATATCTAAAATTTCTTGCTGAATCACTGCTTGTTCAACCATAACCAGTCTCCTTTTTATAAGAAAAGGGCAAAGTCGCCTTTGCCCCTCTTTCTATTATTGAAAGTGAGTAATGAATCGTAAATCACTACTCGCTTAAAACGAAAACGTACTGTTTTACTAATCAACCTGATCCCAAATTGGAATACTTGATCCTTTAGATGATTCTTTGATTACTTCTGCTGTTCCTTCTGTCTGGTAGTACTCAACGATTGTCTTGAAGACTTCGTTATCGACATTATCCGGATGTGCCACAATTGTATTGTAGTACGGTGCGGATTCTTCAGAAACAGGCTCCAAGAAAATCGCATCTTCAGTTGGAATGAAGCCTGCATCCACAGCCATTCCGCTGTTAATTACAGAAGCATCCAAATCTTCCAATGAACGTGCAGTTAAGGAAGAATCCAATTCGTGGAATACGAAGTTATGTGGGTTAGCCGTAATATCATTCAAAGTAGGAAGTAATCCAGCAGCGGGGTCTACTTCAATCAAACCTGCTGTTTGTAATAAGTTCAACGCACGTCCGTTGTTTGACCCATCATTTGGAATACCAATTTCCGCACCATCCGGCAAATCCGCAACGTCTTTAACGTCTAAAGAATAAATACCAAGAGGAGCCATGACTGTATAACCGATCACCGTTAAATCTTCTCCGGCATTTTTGTTGTACTCATCCAAGAAAATTTCTGTTTGGAAAGAGTTCAAATCGATCGAACCATCTGCCAATGCAGTATTAGGTGTTGCGTAATCAGTGAATTTTTGTAAAGTAACTGCAATATTTTCTTTTTCTTTCAACTCTTTGATAACATGTTCCCAAGGCTCGTTGATTTCACCAACAACACCTACTGTTACTTCCGTTGCTTCGTTACTGCCGCCTCCGCAAGCTGCCAAGAAAAGCGCACTTGCTGCTACTAAACTACCAAAAAATTTCTTTTTATTCATGATCACTAACCCCCAATTTTTTTTATTAAATTAATCCCAAGCTGGAACGTCGTTGCCTTGTGTTACTTCTTCAAGTTTCTTAGCTGTTGCTTCTGTTTGATATTCTGCAACAACTTTCAAGTATGTTTCGTTGTCAGCATCATCAGCACGTGTTGCAACAACGTTTTTATAAATTTCGCTTACTTCGGAAATATTGTCTGTATCCAAGAATAAAGCATCTTCACTCGGTACCAAACCAGAGTCTGTTGCAAAGTTTGTATTAATAACTGCTGCATCCACATCTGGAAGGGCACGAGCTGTTTGACTTGCATCCAAATCCGTGATGACTAGGTTTTTAGGATTATCAGTAATATCGTTAAGAGTTGGTTCTGTACCTGCCGCATCGTCCAAAGTAATCAAGTCGATTGCTTGCAGTAATAGCAACGCACGTCCGCCGTTTGTCACATCGTTAGGAATAATAATTTTCGCGCCGTCTGCTAAATCAGCGTAGTCTTCAACTTTTTCTGAATAAAGACCAAGTGGCGAAACATAGGTATAACCGATGTGTGTCAAGTCACCATCGTTATCAGCGTTAAATGATTCTAAATACGCAACATGTTGGAAAGCGTTGATATCAACATCTCCGGCCTGTGCTGCCAAGTTTGGTTGCACATAGTCGCCGAACTGTTCGATTGTCAATTCAATCCCTTGATCCACTAAGCGCTCTTTTACGTCTTCCCATACTTCAACTTCAACTTCACTTACGACGCCGACTGAAACTTTAACAGACTCCTCCGTCGCTGTTTCAGAACCACATGCTGCCAAGAACAATGCCAAACCTGCTGTTAAACCTAAGAATTTCTTATTCATAATTATTTCCTCTTTTCTTTTTTTATTAGTGACTAACTTTTTTGACTAAATAATTACCAATTGCTTGGCTGATAAAAACAATAATTAAGATTAAACCTGTTGCGACTAAGATAACATCGTCTTGGAATCGGTTATACCCGCGAGAGATAGCCAAGTTACCCAAGCCACCACCGCCGACCGCGCCCGCCATTGCCGTTAAGCCAATGACGTTGATAATGGTCACAGCAGACACGCGGATGATAGATGCCAAGCCCTCTTTCAAATAAACACGGAAGATAATATCCAGATTGCTTGTTCCCATGGCTTGCGCAGCTTCTACAACCCCCGGGTCAACTTCCAGCAAAGCATTTTGGATTTGACGGGCAAAGAAAGGAGTAGTCGAAATAACCAACGGGACGATTGCTGCCGTAGAACCAATTGACGTTCCTACGATGAAACGGGTTAATTTATAAATAACACCTAACAAGATAATAAACGGTAGAGAACGGAACACGTTAACGATTTTGTCTAAAATATTGTAAAGCAGATGGTTCGGGGTCAGTCCATTTTCATCTGTAATAAGAAGGATGACACCTAGGATGATACCCAGTACTCCTGCAATTAAAGCGGTCATGGTCACCATGTACAAAGTTTCCAGGAAAGCGACCCAAACGTCATCCCATATAGGTGTCACGTTTGGCAGTAAATTATTAATGAAATCCATTATTATTCCTCTCCTTTCTGAACTTTACGAGCTTCAATCTCGTCCGGTTCGATAATCGTTACTGTAACGTCGCTATCTTGTAGGAAGCGAACCGCTTCAGCGATTTTATCTGGTGCACCGGATAAAACGATTAGTAAAGTTCCGACCGGTGTTTCTTGGAGGATTTCAACGTTTCCGAATAAAATGTTTCCGGCTACTTGGAAGTCTTTACTCAACTTGGAAATGAGCGGTTCACCGGTTGACCCGCCAACAAAGGACAGTTTAACCAGGACATCATCTGCTGCCAAGTTTAGAAGGGTTGGATGCAATAGAACTGTTTCAATCCCTTGATCCACATGGGTTGCTGTGTCGATAAAGTCTTTTGTTAGTTGGTTTTGTGGTTGGGTGAAGATTTCCAGAAGTGAACCATTTTCAATGACATGCCCATCTTCCATAACCGCAACCTTGTTACAAATTTCCTTCACGACTTGCATTTCATGCGTGATAATCACGATAGTTAGATTTAATTCTTTATTTAATTCCTTCAACAACGTTAAGATAGAAGATGTTGTCTTTGGATCTAAAGCACTGGTTGCTTCGTCACACAACAGGATTTCCGGATCATTTGCCAACGCACGCGCAATTGCCACCCGTTGCTTTTGACCACCTGATAGTTGAGAAGGGTACGCTTTGGCTTTATCCGCCAGACCGACGAGTTCCAATAACTCGGTTACTTTTTCGGCAATCTCTTGCTTGGTTAAGTCCGAACGTTTTAATGGGAAAGCCACATTATCAAATATGGTCCGTGAATCCATTAAGTTAAAGTGTTGAAAGATCATGCCGATTTTTTTGCGGGCTTCACGCAGTTCTTCTTTATTAAGAGCGGTTATTTCATTTTTGTTTACCCATACTTTTCCTTCTGAAGGCGGTTGGAGTAAATTAATCGTCCGTACTAACGTACTTTTACCGGCACCGCTATAACCAACGATTCCGTAAACATCTCCGCGTTCTACTTTTAATGAGACATTGCGTACTGCATTTATTTCACGTTTGCGCTCATCGACAAATGTGACTGATACATTTTGTAAGTCAATCATGTTTGTTTCCTCATTTCTATTTGAATATAAAAAAACACCCATCCCGAATCCGCTCTAAAGAGAGAATTCAAAGGACGAGTGCCAAAGCATTCGTGTTACCACCTTCGTTCGGATAGCCTTCACAGGTCAATCCCTTAGGAAGTGAAAAATTCACTT
This genomic interval from Jeotgalibaca porci contains the following:
- a CDS encoding GNAT family N-acetyltransferase — translated: MIQDNEITIRSIKEEDLPILWELAFKDESPEWKKWDAPYYSHQALSYEKFLENAYRWQEQDDFWLIEVNGVVCGTVSYYIEDKTSFWIETGIILYEAPNWGNGIGTRVFRMWFNHLFQTLPIVRIGFTTWSGNKRMMHVGEKLGMTLEARIRKVRYYDGNYYDSIRMGILREEWEQREDTE
- a CDS encoding amidohydrolase; translation: MVEQAVIQQEILDIEDYIVALRRHFHKHPEVSLKEFNTIQRIREELEEIGLPYVNVGETGVLATLTGGKGPGKTLLLRADIDALPMDDRTGAEYASVNPGVNHACGHDGHASALLGAVRVLKAHQEAFTGTILIAFQPAEEIGAGARQFVRGGFVDDVDHVFGIHLSSRHPVGTIIATPGPSNASCDIFKIVVHGKSGHVSNPDLGRDALVSAAAIVTELQTIVSRETKPSDEVVVGIGVLRAGTNYNIIANEAVIEGTVRTFDPDVRAQVLEAVERIARLTAEAHRTSIEFSNYDAAAPLINDVRAAEHAFQAAKKIVGAENIITDAPKSMGADDFADFLAVVPGIYCFVGTQSGESTAFNHHHEQFDIDEKGLLIAAELHVTYALDYLANPF
- a CDS encoding MetQ/NlpA family ABC transporter substrate-binding protein, with protein sequence MNKKKFFGSLVAASALFLAACGGGSNEATEVTVGVVGEINEPWEHVIKELKEKENIAVTLQKFTDYATPNTALADGSIDLNSFQTEIFLDEYNKNAGEDLTVIGYTVMAPLGIYSLDVKDVADLPDGAEIGIPNDGSNNGRALNLLQTAGLIEVDPAAGLLPTLNDITANPHNFVFHELDSSLTARSLEDLDASVINSGMAVDAGFIPTEDAIFLEPVSEESAPYYNTIVAHPDNVDNEVFKTIVEYYQTEGTAEVIKESSKGSSIPIWDQVD
- a CDS encoding MetQ/NlpA family ABC transporter substrate-binding protein; translation: MNKKFLGLTAGLALFLAACGSETATEESVKVSVGVVSEVEVEVWEDVKERLVDQGIELTIEQFGDYVQPNLAAQAGDVDINAFQHVAYLESFNADNDGDLTHIGYTYVSPLGLYSEKVEDYADLADGAKIIIPNDVTNGGRALLLLQAIDLITLDDAAGTEPTLNDITDNPKNLVITDLDASQTARALPDVDAAVINTNFATDSGLVPSEDALFLDTDNISEVSEIYKNVVATRADDADNETYLKVVAEYQTEATAKKLEEVTQGNDVPAWD
- a CDS encoding methionine ABC transporter permease → MDFINNLLPNVTPIWDDVWVAFLETLYMVTMTALIAGVLGIILGVILLITDENGLTPNHLLYNILDKIVNVFRSLPFIILLGVIYKLTRFIVGTSIGSTAAIVPLVISTTPFFARQIQNALLEVDPGVVEAAQAMGTSNLDIIFRVYLKEGLASIIRVSAVTIINVIGLTAMAGAVGGGGLGNLAISRGYNRFQDDVILVATGLILIIVFISQAIGNYLVKKVSH
- a CDS encoding methionine ABC transporter ATP-binding protein translates to MIDLQNVSVTFVDERKREINAVRNVSLKVERGDVYGIVGYSGAGKSTLVRTINLLQPPSEGKVWVNKNEITALNKEELREARKKIGMIFQHFNLMDSRTIFDNVAFPLKRSDLTKQEIAEKVTELLELVGLADKAKAYPSQLSGGQKQRVAIARALANDPEILLCDEATSALDPKTTSSILTLLKELNKELNLTIVIITHEMQVVKEICNKVAVMEDGHVIENGSLLEIFTQPQNQLTKDFIDTATHVDQGIETVLLHPTLLNLAADDVLVKLSFVGGSTGEPLISKLSKDFQVAGNILFGNVEILQETPVGTLLIVLSGAPDKIAEAVRFLQDSDVTVTIIEPDEIEARKVQKGEE